The following proteins come from a genomic window of Streptomyces sp. NBC_00539:
- a CDS encoding molybdopterin oxidoreductase family protein, producing MSRTALRICPLCEATCGLTLTIEGTTVTGARGDRDDVFSRGFICPKGASFGALDADPDRLRTPLVRREGRLREATWEEAYDAIAEAVPALVRQHGAQSVGVVLGNPNVHTMAGALYPPLLLKALGTRNLFTASTLDQMPKHVSSGLLFGDPFAIPVPDLDRTDFLLLLGANPVESNGSLCTAPDFPGLLKALRARGGKLVVVDPRRTRTARLADRHLAPRPGSDALLLAALAQTLLAEGLTAPGALAEHTDGLGELGAALASFTPEAVAPACDLPAAEIRALARELAAAPTAAVYGRIGSCTVEYGTLASWLVDVLNILTGNLDRPGGALFPLPAAGPRPRPAGAGKGFTTGRWHSRVSGHPEVKSELPTAALAEEIETPGEGRIRALIAIAANPVLSAPDGRRLDAALAGLDFMVSVDPYLNETSRHAHVILPPPPPAQSAHHDFAFNGFAIRNQVRYTRPAVPLEADRLDECEIHARLVLAVSGMHGAAPSDVDESVIRATLAKETADPSSPLHGEEPARLAGLLRGESGPERRLDLMLRLGPYGDRFGTDPRADADAGGGTGAPAAGSGGAPGTGLSLDRLLAHPHGIDLGPLRPRLPGVLRTRSGRIELLPDPIAAELPRLRAALAERPAALVLVGRRHLRSNNSWLHNVPALVGGSNRCTLQVHPHDAERLGLTDGGRARITADGGALDVPVEVTDTVRTGVVSLPHGWGHDRAGSRLSVAATDPGVNVNQLLDGTRLDPLSGTAVLNGFPVELAPLP from the coding sequence ATGTCCCGCACCGCCCTGCGCATCTGCCCCCTCTGTGAAGCCACTTGCGGACTCACCCTCACCATCGAGGGCACCACCGTCACCGGCGCCCGGGGCGACCGCGACGACGTGTTCAGCCGCGGCTTCATCTGCCCCAAGGGCGCCTCCTTCGGCGCTCTCGACGCCGACCCCGACCGGCTGCGCACCCCGCTGGTCCGCCGCGAAGGGCGCCTGCGGGAAGCCACCTGGGAAGAGGCGTACGACGCCATCGCCGAAGCCGTGCCCGCCCTGGTGCGGCAGCACGGAGCCCAGTCGGTCGGCGTGGTGCTCGGCAATCCCAACGTCCACACCATGGCCGGCGCCCTCTACCCGCCGCTCCTCCTCAAGGCCCTCGGCACCCGCAACCTCTTCACCGCCAGCACCCTGGACCAGATGCCCAAGCACGTCTCCAGCGGCCTGCTCTTCGGCGACCCCTTCGCCATCCCGGTGCCCGACCTGGACCGCACCGACTTCCTGCTGCTGCTCGGTGCCAACCCCGTCGAGTCGAACGGCTCCCTCTGCACGGCTCCCGACTTCCCCGGACTGCTCAAAGCCCTGCGCGCACGCGGGGGCAAGCTGGTCGTCGTCGATCCGCGCCGCACGCGCACCGCCCGGCTCGCCGACCGGCACCTCGCCCCGCGCCCCGGCAGCGACGCCCTGCTGCTGGCCGCACTCGCGCAGACCCTCCTCGCCGAGGGGCTGACGGCTCCCGGAGCACTCGCGGAACACACCGACGGCCTCGGGGAACTCGGCGCCGCGCTCGCGAGTTTCACTCCTGAGGCCGTTGCCCCCGCCTGCGACCTCCCGGCCGCCGAGATCCGCGCCCTCGCCCGCGAGCTCGCTGCCGCGCCCACCGCCGCCGTGTACGGGCGGATCGGTAGCTGCACCGTGGAGTACGGCACCCTCGCCAGTTGGCTCGTCGACGTACTGAACATCCTCACCGGCAACCTCGACCGGCCGGGCGGAGCCCTGTTCCCGCTCCCGGCGGCGGGCCCGCGGCCCCGTCCCGCAGGCGCCGGCAAGGGGTTCACCACGGGCCGGTGGCACAGCCGGGTCAGCGGCCACCCGGAGGTCAAGAGCGAACTGCCCACCGCCGCCCTGGCCGAGGAGATCGAGACGCCGGGGGAGGGGCGCATACGGGCACTGATCGCCATCGCGGCCAACCCCGTGCTGTCCGCACCCGACGGCCGCCGGCTCGACGCGGCACTGGCCGGACTCGACTTCATGGTCAGCGTGGACCCGTACCTCAACGAGACCTCACGTCACGCCCATGTCATCCTGCCCCCGCCGCCGCCCGCCCAGAGCGCGCACCACGACTTCGCCTTCAACGGCTTCGCCATCCGCAACCAGGTGCGCTACACCCGGCCGGCCGTGCCCCTCGAAGCAGACCGGCTCGACGAGTGCGAGATCCACGCCCGTCTCGTCCTCGCCGTGTCCGGCATGCACGGAGCCGCCCCCTCCGACGTCGACGAGTCCGTCATCCGGGCCACCCTCGCCAAGGAGACCGCCGACCCGAGCTCCCCGCTGCACGGCGAGGAACCGGCGCGCCTGGCCGGCCTGCTCCGCGGTGAGAGCGGCCCCGAGCGCCGCCTCGACCTGATGCTCCGACTCGGCCCGTACGGAGACCGGTTCGGCACCGACCCGCGCGCGGACGCCGACGCGGGTGGGGGTACGGGCGCGCCCGCGGCCGGGTCCGGCGGCGCGCCCGGGACCGGCCTCAGCCTGGACCGGCTGCTCGCGCACCCGCACGGCATCGACCTGGGGCCGCTGCGCCCCCGGCTCCCGGGCGTGCTGAGGACCCGCAGCGGCAGGATCGAGCTGCTGCCCGACCCGATCGCGGCCGAGCTCCCCAGGCTGCGCGCGGCGCTCGCCGAACGCCCCGCCGCGCTGGTGCTCGTGGGCCGCCGCCATCTCCGGTCCAACAACAGCTGGCTGCACAACGTCCCGGCCCTGGTCGGAGGTTCCAACCGCTGCACCCTCCAGGTGCACCCGCACGACGCGGAGCGTCTCGGGCTCACCGACGGCGGCCGTGCCCGGATCACCGCCGACGGCGGCGCCCTCGACGTTCCGGTCGAGGTCACCGACACCGTACGGACCGGAGTCGTCAGCCTCCCGCACGGCTGGGGTCACGACCGGGCCGGCTCCCGGCTGTCGGTGGCCGCCACCGATCCGGGAGTCAACGTGAACCAGCTGCTGGACGGCACCCGGCTGGACCCGCTGTCCGGCACGGCCGTGCTCAACGGGTTCCCCGTCGAGTTGGCACCCCTGCCCTGA
- a CDS encoding TetR/AcrR family transcriptional regulator: MDPVPPAQPMRRTPIQQRSADRLARILDACAELLDETGYENLSTRAVAQRAGVPIGSVYRFFGNKRAMAIALAHRNLDRYAEGIQERLATLPRTHWRPVVDAVLDEYLAMKRSVPGFALVDFGVPAPPPEGPAADPNHLVAARLTELLSRHLGLTSDAVLERAVLVAVEATDALIQLAFRTDPAGDPGIVAETRAMMQAYLARVLD, translated from the coding sequence ATGGACCCCGTGCCCCCCGCCCAGCCCATGCGCCGGACCCCGATCCAGCAGCGCAGCGCCGACCGCCTCGCCCGCATCCTCGACGCCTGCGCCGAACTGCTCGACGAGACCGGGTACGAGAACCTCAGTACCCGCGCCGTGGCCCAGCGTGCCGGAGTGCCCATCGGGTCCGTCTACCGCTTCTTCGGGAACAAGCGCGCCATGGCCATCGCCCTCGCGCACCGCAACCTCGACCGTTACGCCGAGGGCATCCAAGAACGGCTCGCCACTCTTCCGCGCACCCACTGGCGGCCCGTCGTGGACGCGGTGCTGGACGAGTACCTGGCCATGAAGCGCAGCGTCCCCGGCTTCGCCCTCGTGGACTTCGGAGTGCCCGCGCCGCCCCCGGAGGGCCCCGCGGCCGACCCGAACCACCTGGTCGCCGCCCGGCTCACCGAGCTGCTCTCGCGCCACCTCGGGCTCACTTCCGACGCCGTCCTCGAACGGGCGGTCCTGGTCGCCGTCGAAGCCACCGACGCACTCATCCAACTCGCCTTCCGGACCGACCCGGCGGGGGACCCCGGCATCGTCGCCGAAACCCGCGCCATGATGCAGGCGTACCTCGCGCGGGTCCTGGACTGA
- a CDS encoding ATP-binding cassette domain-containing protein, which translates to MTTTYAVLSEGLEKSYGEVHALSGLDLAVPYGSICGLLGPNGAGKTTAVRTFTTLTAPTGGRALVAGHDVTRAPAAVRRSIGVTGQYASVDGDLTGRENLRLFARLAGLRGAAARARADELLDRFGLGGAADRVASTWSGGMKRRLDLAAGLINRPRVLFLDEPTTGLDPAAREHIWAAVRELADEGAGVLLTTQYLEEADRLADDIVVVDGGRVVAGGTPAELKARIGAHAEVTVADRSALAGAAVVLDQLTGGAPVLDEERLTTGATVLDGALTLPRIIRALDAAGIPVTDATLRPPTLDEVFLRLTRVRRATTGHIDRIEGAAA; encoded by the coding sequence ATGACAACTACGTACGCTGTACTTAGTGAAGGTCTGGAGAAGAGCTACGGAGAGGTCCACGCCCTGAGCGGACTGGACCTGGCAGTGCCGTACGGCTCGATTTGCGGCCTCCTCGGCCCCAACGGTGCGGGCAAGACCACCGCCGTGCGCACCTTCACCACCCTCACCGCGCCCACCGGCGGCCGCGCCCTGGTCGCCGGTCACGACGTCACCCGCGCCCCCGCCGCCGTCCGCCGCTCCATCGGGGTCACGGGCCAGTACGCCTCGGTGGACGGGGACCTGACGGGCCGCGAGAACCTGCGGCTCTTCGCCCGTCTGGCCGGGCTGCGCGGTGCCGCCGCCCGGGCCCGCGCCGACGAGCTGCTGGACCGCTTCGGCCTGGGCGGGGCGGCCGACCGGGTCGCCTCCACCTGGTCGGGCGGCATGAAACGGCGCCTGGACCTGGCCGCCGGGCTGATCAACCGCCCCCGGGTGCTGTTCCTGGACGAACCGACGACCGGCCTGGACCCGGCGGCGCGCGAGCACATCTGGGCGGCCGTACGGGAACTCGCCGACGAGGGCGCGGGCGTGCTGCTCACGACCCAGTACCTGGAGGAGGCCGACCGGCTCGCCGACGACATCGTGGTGGTCGACGGCGGCCGGGTCGTGGCCGGCGGCACGCCCGCAGAACTCAAGGCCCGCATCGGCGCCCACGCCGAGGTCACCGTCGCCGACCGCTCGGCCCTCGCGGGAGCGGCGGTGGTCCTGGACCAGCTCACCGGCGGCGCGCCCGTCCTGGACGAGGAGCGCCTCACGACCGGCGCGACGGTCCTGGACGGCGCCCTGACCCTGCCGCGGATCATCCGCGCCCTGGACGCGGCCGGGATCCCGGTCACCGACGCCACACTGCGGCCACCCACCCTCGACGAGGTGTTCCTGCGCCTCACCCGGGTCCGCCGCGCCACCACCGGCCACATCGACCGGATCGAGGGGGCCGCGGCATGA
- the hmgA gene encoding homogentisate 1,2-dioxygenase, with the protein MSDGGSSSEQARKIAEGLAYLTGFGNEHSSEAVPGALPHGRNSPQRSPLGLYAEQLSGSAFTEPRTHNRRSWLYRIRPSAAHPPFTRVDNGALRTAPFTETVPDPNRLRWNPLPAPAPGTDFLAGLWTLGGNGDATQRTGMAIHLYAANAPMTDRVFSDSDGELLIVPERGGLLLRTELGLLSARPGEMALIPRGVRFRVELLDEDARGYVCENYGQPFELPHLGPIGANGLAAARDFRAPVAAYEDVERPTEVVNKFCGNLWSATYDHSPLDVVAWHGTHTPYVYDMRRFNVIGSISFDHPDPSIFTVLTSPSDTPGLAGVDFVVFAPRWLVGEDTFRPPYFHRNVMSEYMGLIEGAYDAKAEGFVPGGGSLHNMMSAHGPDRETFDRASAAELKPQKIDDGLAFMFETRWPVTATAQAAGAEHLQRGYDDVWQGLERHFRA; encoded by the coding sequence ATGAGTGACGGCGGTAGCAGCAGCGAGCAGGCCAGGAAGATCGCGGAGGGGCTGGCGTACCTCACCGGCTTCGGGAACGAGCACAGCTCCGAGGCCGTTCCCGGGGCGCTCCCCCATGGCCGGAACTCGCCGCAGCGCTCACCCCTCGGCCTCTACGCCGAGCAGCTCAGCGGCAGCGCGTTCACCGAGCCCCGCACCCACAACCGCCGCTCCTGGCTCTACCGGATCCGCCCCTCGGCCGCGCACCCGCCCTTCACCCGGGTCGACAACGGTGCCCTGCGCACCGCGCCCTTCACCGAGACCGTCCCCGACCCCAACCGCCTGCGCTGGAACCCGCTCCCCGCCCCCGCCCCCGGCACCGACTTCCTGGCCGGCCTCTGGACCCTCGGCGGCAACGGCGACGCCACCCAGCGCACCGGCATGGCCATCCACCTCTACGCCGCCAACGCCCCGATGACGGACCGCGTGTTCAGCGACTCCGACGGCGAGCTGCTCATCGTGCCCGAGCGGGGCGGCCTGCTGCTGCGCACCGAACTCGGCCTGCTCAGCGCCCGCCCGGGCGAGATGGCGCTGATCCCCCGCGGCGTCCGCTTCCGCGTCGAGCTGCTGGACGAGGACGCCCGCGGCTACGTCTGCGAGAACTACGGGCAGCCCTTCGAGCTCCCGCACCTCGGCCCGATCGGTGCCAACGGTCTCGCCGCCGCGCGGGACTTCCGGGCCCCCGTGGCCGCGTACGAGGACGTCGAGCGTCCGACGGAGGTGGTCAACAAGTTCTGCGGCAACCTGTGGTCCGCCACCTACGACCACTCCCCGCTCGACGTGGTCGCCTGGCACGGCACGCACACCCCGTACGTGTACGACATGCGCCGCTTCAACGTCATCGGCTCCATCAGCTTCGACCACCCGGACCCGTCGATCTTCACCGTCCTGACGTCGCCCTCCGACACCCCGGGCCTCGCGGGGGTGGACTTCGTCGTCTTCGCGCCCCGCTGGCTGGTCGGGGAGGACACCTTCCGCCCGCCGTACTTCCACCGGAACGTGATGAGCGAGTACATGGGCCTGATCGAGGGCGCCTACGACGCCAAGGCCGAGGGCTTCGTGCCGGGCGGCGGCTCGCTGCACAACATGATGTCCGCGCACGGACCGGACCGCGAGACCTTCGACCGCGCGAGCGCCGCGGAGCTCAAGCCGCAGAAGATCGACGACGGCCTGGCCTTCATGTTCGAGACCCGCTGGCCCGTCACGGCCACCGCCCAGGCGGCCGGCGCCGAGCACCTCCAGCGCGGATACGACGACGTGTGGCAGGGTCTGGAGCGCCACTTCCGAGCCTGA
- a CDS encoding TetR/AcrR family transcriptional regulator — MTPGGRTAGPEVIWARPQRAGRGPRPAHSRDSIAAEAVRIADAEGIDAVSMRRVAAGIGAGTMSLYNYVPRKEDLYELMVDAVSGEYSYAPPTGDWHADLLALARQTRALMHRHPWLPRLLSPAHGFSPNALRYLEHGLACLEPLEVPDGQKLELLAAVNGTVATYVASELALAERARTLPWSEAEEQSARTAWLGSRMATGEYPRLAAALAGWTGIPADLGEAFDRSVSRLLGAWGT; from the coding sequence ATGACGCCCGGCGGCCGCACTGCCGGACCCGAAGTGATCTGGGCCCGCCCGCAGCGGGCGGGCCGGGGCCCCCGCCCCGCGCACAGCCGTGACTCGATCGCTGCCGAGGCGGTACGGATCGCCGACGCGGAGGGGATCGACGCCGTCTCCATGCGCCGGGTGGCGGCCGGGATCGGCGCCGGGACGATGTCCCTGTACAACTACGTGCCGCGCAAGGAGGACCTGTACGAGCTGATGGTCGACGCGGTGAGCGGGGAGTACTCCTACGCCCCGCCGACCGGTGACTGGCACGCCGACCTGCTGGCCCTGGCCCGCCAGACGCGGGCGCTCATGCACCGCCACCCCTGGCTGCCCCGGCTGCTGAGCCCGGCCCACGGGTTCAGCCCCAACGCCCTGCGGTACCTGGAGCACGGCCTGGCCTGCCTGGAGCCGCTGGAGGTGCCGGACGGCCAGAAGCTGGAGCTGCTCGCCGCCGTCAACGGGACGGTGGCCACGTACGTGGCGAGCGAACTGGCCCTGGCCGAGCGGGCGCGCACGCTGCCCTGGAGCGAGGCCGAGGAGCAGAGCGCGCGGACGGCGTGGCTGGGCTCCCGGATGGCGACGGGGGAGTACCCGAGACTTGCCGCCGCCCTCGCGGGATGGACGGGCATCCCCGCCGACCTGGGCGAGGCGTTCGACCGCTCGGTGTCGCGGCTGCTGGGGGCGTGGGGGACGTAG
- a CDS encoding GntR family transcriptional regulator, with translation MTAFAPDSLVLNRKLPLWYQVSQSLRASILGRTPDASLRLPTEEQLAEHYGVSVLTMRQALKELEGEGLISRHRRRGTFIEPGARRGAPVRLLGSVDAIVAQQSGERTTVLGHSREVVAGDLLEHFPGTAEVVTYRRLRHDSQTGEPSNWAENAVLPELASAIDPADLERWPMTKVIRDIVGVRISRITDTVEARLADPETAELLRVPLLSPILHYTGVTYDEDGRVVDVARIRYRGDRFSFTVTVDAT, from the coding sequence GTGACCGCCTTCGCCCCCGACTCGCTGGTACTGAACCGCAAGCTTCCGCTCTGGTACCAGGTCTCCCAGTCGTTGCGCGCCTCGATACTGGGGCGCACCCCGGACGCCTCGCTGCGGCTGCCCACCGAGGAGCAGCTGGCCGAGCACTACGGGGTGAGCGTGCTGACGATGCGCCAGGCGCTCAAGGAACTGGAGGGCGAGGGTCTGATCAGCCGGCACCGGCGGCGCGGCACCTTCATCGAACCGGGCGCCCGGCGCGGGGCGCCCGTCCGGCTGCTCGGTTCGGTGGACGCGATCGTGGCCCAGCAGTCGGGCGAGCGTACGACGGTTCTCGGCCACTCCCGCGAGGTGGTGGCCGGGGACCTGCTGGAGCACTTCCCGGGCACGGCGGAGGTGGTCACGTACCGCCGACTGCGCCACGACAGCCAGACCGGGGAGCCGAGCAACTGGGCGGAGAACGCGGTCCTCCCCGAGCTGGCCTCGGCGATCGACCCGGCGGATCTGGAGCGCTGGCCGATGACGAAGGTGATCCGGGACATCGTGGGCGTGCGGATCAGCCGGATCACGGACACGGTCGAGGCGCGCCTGGCCGATCCGGAGACCGCAGAACTGCTGCGCGTCCCGCTGCTCAGTCCGATCCTGCACTACACGGGCGTGACGTACGACGAGGACGGCCGGGTGGTGGACGTCGCACGAATCCGCTACCGCGGCGACCGGTTCTCCTTCACCGTGACCGTCGACGCCACCTGA
- a CDS encoding right-handed parallel beta-helix repeat-containing protein, whose amino-acid sequence MPWTRRIPAVPAVLLAALLALLSLLAAAPTAAAHEERPVTLPDGTGSVPEYRSAEPDLLVCKTDRPDFERRISAFPEDLKQRNLALYARCEKTGYRHLQDAVDAVDRAGMNIAILPGLYEEEPSLPKPTGACAQLKAPNSALGYQILSYEQQEQCRHNQNLVAILGKTNLQIEGTGASRLDVVLDAKYQKLNAIRADKSNGIYFRNFTAQRTTFNSLYVLAGDGFVIDDVLTRWNDEYGFLTFASDHGLYKNCESYGNGDSGIYPGSASNINDGRGYDVPRYSIEITGCHSHHNMVGYSGTAGDSVWVHDNEFDRNMGGASMDSAFPGHPGLPQNHAKFERNVIHDNNADYYPNVADGTCAKPPIERGYEQGVVCPQISMPPGTGIITAGGNWNLYENNWVYGHRRAGFFLSAVPAFIRGEEAWSKQTDTSHHNRYAGNVLGKDTSGASRPNGMDVWWDGQGSGNCWQAGPDGSTPGTLPECGDRRGSVSGGSARLAGEPVKLVQLLVCADYNVQARKLPAGCDWYGARGLERVETQLALAVAAVLLLVGGVLWWRRLRQSRLGTTASLLGLAGLVLDVAGSTMTLNPTFVPALALLLLGLWWTGVGVALRPHRPWLARLTLLLGALTLLDAFDKAVLMVPWIPLSPAWIRGVVAVLWTLWAVVASARPGGTPARPAGPGTDPDSDRAPAPAGPAPAMSAAATPDSPDTAGGTP is encoded by the coding sequence ATGCCGTGGACCCGCAGGATTCCTGCCGTGCCGGCGGTGCTCCTCGCCGCCCTCCTCGCTCTCCTGTCCCTCCTCGCCGCAGCGCCCACCGCCGCTGCGCACGAGGAGCGCCCCGTCACCCTCCCCGACGGAACCGGATCCGTCCCCGAGTACCGCAGCGCGGAGCCGGACCTGCTGGTCTGCAAGACGGACCGCCCCGACTTCGAGCGGCGGATATCCGCCTTCCCCGAAGACCTCAAGCAGCGCAACCTCGCCCTCTACGCCCGCTGCGAGAAGACCGGCTACCGCCACCTCCAGGACGCCGTCGACGCCGTCGACCGGGCCGGGATGAACATCGCGATCCTCCCCGGCCTCTACGAGGAAGAGCCCTCGCTCCCCAAGCCGACCGGAGCATGCGCCCAGCTCAAGGCCCCGAACTCGGCGCTCGGCTACCAGATCCTGTCGTACGAACAGCAGGAGCAGTGCCGGCACAACCAGAACCTCGTCGCCATCCTGGGCAAGACGAACCTGCAGATCGAGGGCACCGGCGCCTCCCGACTCGACGTGGTCCTCGACGCCAAGTACCAGAAGCTCAACGCCATCCGCGCCGACAAGTCCAACGGCATCTACTTCCGCAACTTCACCGCCCAGCGCACCACCTTCAACTCGCTCTACGTCCTCGCGGGCGACGGCTTCGTCATCGACGACGTCCTCACCCGCTGGAACGACGAGTACGGGTTCCTGACCTTCGCCAGCGACCACGGCCTGTACAAGAACTGCGAGTCGTACGGGAACGGCGACTCCGGCATCTACCCCGGCAGCGCCTCCAACATCAACGACGGCCGCGGCTACGACGTCCCGCGCTACTCCATCGAGATCACCGGCTGCCACAGCCACCACAACATGGTCGGCTACTCCGGCACCGCCGGAGACTCGGTCTGGGTGCACGACAACGAGTTCGACCGGAACATGGGCGGCGCCTCGATGGACAGCGCCTTCCCCGGACACCCCGGACTCCCGCAGAATCACGCCAAGTTCGAGCGGAACGTGATCCACGACAACAACGCGGACTACTACCCCAACGTCGCCGACGGCACCTGCGCCAAGCCGCCGATCGAGCGCGGCTACGAACAGGGCGTGGTCTGCCCCCAGATCTCCATGCCGCCGGGCACCGGCATCATCACCGCGGGCGGCAACTGGAACCTGTACGAGAACAACTGGGTGTACGGGCACCGGCGCGCGGGCTTCTTCCTCAGCGCCGTGCCCGCTTTCATCCGCGGTGAGGAGGCCTGGTCGAAGCAGACGGACACCTCCCACCACAACCGCTACGCCGGCAACGTCCTCGGCAAGGACACGTCGGGCGCCTCCCGCCCCAACGGCATGGACGTGTGGTGGGACGGCCAGGGCAGCGGCAACTGCTGGCAGGCGGGGCCGGACGGCTCGACGCCCGGCACCCTGCCCGAGTGCGGCGACCGCCGCGGGTCGGTCTCCGGCGGCTCCGCGCGGCTGGCCGGCGAACCGGTCAAGCTGGTACAGCTGCTCGTCTGCGCGGACTACAACGTCCAGGCACGCAAGCTGCCCGCCGGCTGCGACTGGTACGGCGCCCGCGGCCTTGAGCGGGTCGAGACCCAGCTCGCGCTCGCCGTGGCCGCCGTACTGCTGCTGGTCGGCGGGGTGCTGTGGTGGCGCCGGCTACGGCAGTCGCGGCTCGGGACGACCGCTTCATTGCTGGGCCTGGCCGGGCTGGTGCTGGACGTCGCCGGCTCCACCATGACGCTCAACCCGACCTTCGTCCCCGCGCTCGCCCTGCTGCTGCTGGGCCTGTGGTGGACGGGAGTGGGCGTGGCCCTGCGTCCGCACCGGCCCTGGCTGGCCCGGCTGACCCTGCTGCTGGGCGCCCTCACCCTGCTCGACGCCTTCGACAAGGCCGTCCTGATGGTCCCCTGGATTCCGTTGAGCCCCGCCTGGATACGAGGCGTCGTGGCGGTGCTCTGGACCCTGTGGGCGGTCGTCGCCTCCGCCCGCCCGGGCGGCACCCCGGCCCGCCCCGCCGGACCCGGCACGGACCCGGACAGCGACCGCGCTCCGGCCCCGGCGGGCCCGGCCCCCGCCATGAGCGCGGCGGCCACCCCGGACTCGCCGGACACCGCCGGAGGCACCCCGTGA
- a CDS encoding type ISP restriction/modification enzyme, whose product MPWAARPPRLGRDWVAAPDPATLRARWTALAAAEGAEQERLFRPARGRTPATGAAALPGQRSATAPFAAAPGPCPQPVRVLRAPFDEQWLLPDQRLIDAARPELWRVLDGHQLFLVESPEQPLVTAHLPVGRVGRVRPLYRRPGGAEPNLAPGLAALLSERYGGPVTAQDVLCWVLAAARPGPRGAYEVPLTADPERWRAGLELGHRLLAVQLRGAPGGEAPRLPGGRRPYVRSAVTAWPGGLAYDPETETLTLGDGSISPVPEGAWQYEAQGVRVLEAWFAARTAHRAAEGEGLEALGPAEWPRAWTSELLSLVTTLALLAGLAPPRAAFAPGPSLPVSGLQAAGVLPAPRWARRPASVLDHQEEGPGGQFALL is encoded by the coding sequence ATGCCCTGGGCCGCACGCCCCCCGCGCCTGGGACGGGACTGGGTCGCGGCCCCCGACCCCGCCACCCTGCGGGCCCGCTGGACGGCCCTCGCCGCCGCCGAAGGCGCGGAGCAGGAGCGGCTGTTCCGCCCCGCGCGGGGCCGTACGCCCGCCACCGGGGCGGCCGCCCTGCCCGGGCAGCGCTCCGCCACCGCCCCCTTCGCCGCCGCACCCGGCCCCTGCCCGCAGCCCGTACGCGTCCTGCGCGCCCCCTTCGACGAACAGTGGCTCCTGCCGGACCAGCGCCTCATCGACGCGGCCCGCCCCGAGCTGTGGCGGGTCCTCGACGGTCACCAGCTGTTCCTCGTGGAGAGCCCGGAGCAGCCGTTGGTCACCGCGCACCTGCCAGTCGGGCGCGTCGGCCGCGTGCGCCCCCTGTACCGGCGCCCGGGCGGCGCGGAGCCCAACCTCGCGCCGGGGCTGGCGGCCCTGCTGAGCGAGCGGTACGGCGGCCCGGTCACCGCGCAGGACGTCCTGTGCTGGGTCCTGGCGGCGGCCCGCCCCGGGCCGCGGGGAGCCTACGAGGTCCCGCTCACCGCCGACCCGGAGCGCTGGCGTGCCGGGCTGGAGCTGGGCCACCGGCTGCTCGCGGTGCAGCTGCGCGGCGCACCGGGCGGGGAGGCGCCCCGGCTGCCGGGCGGGCGCCGGCCGTACGTCCGCTCGGCGGTCACGGCCTGGCCGGGCGGGCTCGCGTACGACCCGGAGACCGAGACGCTGACCCTGGGCGACGGCAGCATCTCCCCCGTCCCCGAGGGGGCCTGGCAGTACGAGGCGCAGGGCGTGCGGGTGCTGGAGGCCTGGTTCGCCGCCCGCACCGCGCACCGGGCGGCGGAGGGGGAGGGGCTGGAGGCGCTGGGCCCCGCCGAGTGGCCGCGGGCCTGGACCTCGGAGCTGCTGTCCCTGGTGACGACCCTGGCGCTGCTCGCCGGTCTGGCTCCGCCGCGGGCGGCGTTCGCGCCGGGGCCTTCGCTTCCGGTCTCCGGTCTCCAAGCCGCGGGGGTACTGCCCGCGCCGCGCTGGGCCCGGCGACCGGCCTCCGTCCTGGACCACCAGGAGGAGGGCCCGGGCGGCCAGTTCGCCCTGCTGTAG